A part of Setaria viridis chromosome 8, Setaria_viridis_v4.0, whole genome shotgun sequence genomic DNA contains:
- the LOC117833572 gene encoding uncharacterized protein, translated as MAGKKGASDLLRVSDEDGARVDALDRRAARRAPRAGAEPSPSFFEGFALQGIRVDSIHPGRILCSFTVPPRLTAAGDHLAPGAVVSLVDEIGSAAAVADGHHLKVSVDMSVSFVDLAAAAPGDTLRIAARALGHRGAYSGTHVLVANAATGQVVAEGRHSLFGKMKIRSNI; from the coding sequence ATGGCGGGGAAGAAGGGAGCCTCTGATTTGCTGCGGGTGAGCGACGAGGATGGCGCGCGGGTGGACGCGCTGGACCGACGAGCCGCGCGGCGGGCGCCCCGAGCGGGGGCGGAGCCCAGCCCCAGCTTCTTCGAGGGGTTCGCGCTGCAGGGGATCCGCGTCGACAGCATCCACCCGGGTCGCATACTCTGCTCCTTCACCGTGCCCCCGcgcctcaccgccgccggcgaccacctCGCCCCGGGCGCCGTGGTTTCCCTGGTCGACGAAatcggctccgccgccgccgttgccgacGGCCACCACCTCAAGGTCTCCGTCGACATGTCCGTCTCCTtcgtcgacctcgccgccgccgcgcccggcgaCACCCTCCGCATCGCCGCCAGGGCGCTGGGCCACAGGGGCGCCTACTCCGGCACGCACGTCCTCGTCGCCAACGCCGCCACGGGCCAGGTCGTCGCCGAGGGGAGGCACTCGCTCTTCGGAAAGATGAAGATCAGGAGCAACATCTGA